The Paenibacillus tianjinensis genome has a window encoding:
- a CDS encoding DUF3397 domain-containing protein → MELLQNSFITLGVIPVVPFFIVYLIGMGLKQDKRKNFLLAMDVTTLFLLLSVSALFNILFHAKFGFYFILLIVLISAGLIGGAQNRIKGKVDGKRLFRAVWRLSFFFLSSMYVLFMVVVLIQYISQAM, encoded by the coding sequence TTGGAGTTATTGCAAAATTCATTTATTACATTAGGTGTAATTCCGGTTGTTCCCTTTTTTATCGTTTATTTGATTGGAATGGGCCTCAAACAGGATAAAAGAAAGAACTTTTTACTGGCAATGGACGTAACCACATTATTTTTATTATTATCAGTTTCGGCTTTATTCAACATCCTCTTTCATGCGAAATTCGGTTTTTACTTTATACTACTTATTGTATTAATATCCGCTGGACTGATTGGCGGAGCCCAAAACCGGATTAAAGGAAAGGTGGACGGGAAGCGGTTATTCCGGGCGGTTTGGAGGCTATCCTTCTTTTTTTTAAGTTCCATGTATGTACTTTTTATGGTTGTCGTCCTCATTCAATACATATCACAAGCGATGTAA
- a CDS encoding ABC transporter permease, translated as MVRYVANKLFYMLVSLFVLISATFFLMKAIPGDPFTSEKKVPPEIKARLYEQYGLDKPLYHQYFKYLGDIAQGDLGVSMKRLNQDVTHLIGQTFSASLKLGVVAIIVSVIVGVFLGMIAALYHRKFIDSAAMVLAVLGIAVPSFVVASVLQYVLAYKFHWVPVSGFKGPIYYILPVAALSAQPIAFIARLTRSSMLEVLHADYIKTAKAKGLSWAAILSRHVLRNGILPVVTYLGPMTANVVTGSVVIEQIFGIGGIGKQFVEAIGVRDYTVIMGITIFYGVLLMLARFITDIAYVFVDPRIKLTGGKEG; from the coding sequence ATGGTTCGTTATGTTGCTAATAAGTTGTTTTACATGCTTGTATCGCTGTTTGTGTTAATTTCAGCGACCTTTTTTCTGATGAAAGCTATTCCGGGGGACCCGTTTACTTCTGAGAAGAAAGTTCCGCCGGAAATAAAAGCGCGTTTATATGAGCAATACGGTCTGGACAAGCCGCTCTATCATCAGTATTTTAAGTATTTGGGTGACATTGCCCAGGGTGATCTTGGTGTATCTATGAAACGTTTGAACCAGGACGTTACACACTTGATCGGTCAAACCTTTTCAGCGTCCTTAAAGCTGGGAGTCGTCGCAATTATTGTGTCGGTTATTGTCGGGGTATTTCTCGGGATGATAGCCGCACTCTATCACCGTAAATTCATTGATAGTGCAGCGATGGTGCTTGCGGTGCTTGGGATTGCGGTTCCGAGCTTTGTAGTCGCTTCTGTTTTACAATATGTACTAGCCTATAAGTTCCACTGGGTTCCGGTATCAGGCTTTAAAGGGCCGATCTATTATATTCTGCCTGTAGCAGCGCTCTCAGCGCAGCCGATAGCCTTTATAGCCCGTTTGACCCGTTCCAGCATGCTGGAAGTGCTGCATGCCGATTATATTAAGACGGCAAAAGCTAAGGGACTCAGCTGGGCTGCAATTTTGAGCCGTCACGTATTGCGCAACGGGATTCTGCCGGTTGTAACGTACCTCGGACCAATGACAGCTAACGTTGTAACCGGTTCGGTAGTTATCGAGCAAATCTTCGGAATTGGCGGTATCGGTAAGCAGTTTGTGGAAGCCATTGGTGTCCGCGACTATACGGTTATTATGGGGATTACGATTTTCTATGGCGTATTGCTCATGCTCGCCCGTTTTATCACAGATATTGCCTACGTATTTGTAGATCCACGGATCAAACTAACTGGAGGAAAGGAGGGCTAA
- a CDS encoding peptide ABC transporter substrate-binding protein: MKKSKSLLLMIAIVLVIGTVLAGCGSNNANNGNNAAATNNATATDNAGTNTGNTGDEKLAADQTLRINLSAEPPTFDPAQAQDSQANTVLKTMYEGLTRMNDETGQAEPGIAEKWDVSADGLVYTFHLRDAVWSNGDPVEAADFVRAWKRVLDPNTDPTAPYAYQLYYLKNGEEYYTKKVTDFNEVGVKAVDAKTLEVTLKAPTPYFLGLLSFYTYYPVHKSVEGNAKWATSKDTMITNGAFTLTEWTTGQSLQVTKNEKYWDAASIKLSKIDFSLVNSGATELLSYKNGELDRAGGPTGEIPTDQIPIVSKELPNEFVRKGIASVYYYEFNITEKPFDNAKIRKALAMTVNRQVLIDNVTLGGQLPAYGFVPPGIAGADGEYRTAVKDSYFTEDAEAAKTLLAEGLKEEGLDKLPTVTLTYNTSEGHKKIALAIADMWKNALGIDVQTVNQEWAVFIENRQNLNYQIARAGWTADYNDPMTFLDMWVTGGGNNDTGYANPEYDKLINEAKASSDLAARQEMFAKAEKMLIEDDMILIPLYYYTNNSLTKEYLKGVTLDFSGAIDLTRGYLLEH, translated from the coding sequence ATGAAGAAGAGTAAAAGTCTTTTGCTCATGATTGCAATTGTTCTGGTAATCGGCACAGTGCTTGCTGGTTGCGGATCGAACAATGCAAACAATGGCAACAACGCAGCCGCGACTAACAACGCCACGGCTACAGACAATGCAGGTACAAACACAGGCAACACTGGTGACGAGAAATTGGCTGCTGACCAAACGCTTAGAATCAACCTGAGTGCAGAGCCACCTACATTTGACCCTGCACAAGCTCAAGACAGCCAAGCAAACACTGTCCTGAAAACTATGTACGAAGGCTTGACTCGCATGAATGACGAAACTGGCCAAGCTGAGCCGGGTATCGCTGAAAAGTGGGATGTTTCCGCTGACGGTCTGGTATATACCTTCCACCTGCGTGATGCAGTATGGAGCAACGGCGACCCTGTAGAAGCTGCTGACTTCGTTCGTGCTTGGAAACGCGTGCTCGATCCGAACACTGATCCAACAGCACCTTACGCTTATCAACTGTACTACCTCAAGAATGGTGAAGAGTACTACACTAAGAAAGTTACTGACTTCAATGAAGTAGGCGTAAAAGCAGTTGACGCTAAAACGCTTGAAGTAACTCTGAAAGCACCAACTCCTTACTTCCTTGGATTGCTTTCCTTCTATACTTATTACCCTGTACACAAATCCGTTGAGGGTAATGCTAAATGGGCAACCAGCAAAGACACTATGATCACTAACGGTGCTTTCACTTTGACCGAGTGGACAACTGGACAATCTTTGCAAGTAACTAAGAATGAAAAATATTGGGATGCTGCATCCATTAAACTTAGCAAAATCGACTTCTCCCTTGTAAACAGCGGCGCAACTGAACTGCTGAGCTACAAGAACGGCGAGTTGGATCGCGCTGGCGGTCCTACTGGTGAAATTCCTACAGATCAGATTCCTATCGTTTCCAAAGAGCTTCCTAACGAGTTCGTAAGAAAAGGTATTGCAAGTGTTTACTACTATGAATTCAACATCACTGAAAAACCTTTCGACAACGCTAAAATCCGTAAAGCCCTGGCTATGACTGTTAACCGCCAAGTGCTGATCGACAACGTTACACTGGGTGGACAACTTCCAGCATACGGCTTCGTACCTCCGGGTATCGCTGGTGCTGACGGAGAATACCGCACAGCTGTTAAAGACAGCTACTTCACTGAAGATGCTGAAGCAGCAAAAACTTTGCTGGCTGAAGGTCTGAAAGAAGAAGGTCTTGACAAGCTTCCTACAGTTACACTGACTTACAACACAAGTGAAGGCCACAAGAAAATCGCTTTGGCTATCGCTGATATGTGGAAAAACGCTCTGGGTATCGATGTACAAACCGTTAACCAAGAGTGGGCTGTATTTATCGAAAACCGTCAAAACCTGAACTACCAGATCGCACGCGCTGGCTGGACTGCGGATTACAATGATCCAATGACCTTCCTCGACATGTGGGTAACAGGCGGCGGTAACAATGATACAGGTTACGCTAACCCTGAATACGACAAACTGATCAACGAAGCTAAAGCAAGCTCCGACCTGGCTGCCCGCCAAGAAATGTTTGCTAAAGCTGAAAAAATGCTGATCGAAGATGACATGATCTTGATCCCGCTTTACTACTACACAAACAACTCCCTGACTAAAGAGTACCTTAAAGGTGTAACTCTTGACTTCAGTGGTGCAATCGACCTGACTCGCGGCTACCTGCTCGAGCACTAA
- a CDS encoding ABC transporter substrate-binding protein, whose protein sequence is MLRRKNYWLLFAILLLALTSLSPSMELDTTEGSYPLRQPQSLSEQPDSGDQGRVKSLSIRVSLSSEELKELERISSNYTLSSGIQVIISNVGNEENADMLKQELTTGESPDIIMTDGRNIADLATRGFLLPVDVYQSVPGSAPLTMLIQQMQWNGYDWGVPLDIDPYVLVYSPQRIAELGLAEAPRSLEQWGLLLNQLREQQEKTPGKEQYLLGLDSRNPYGYMTLLESMGFSLASDNTAALEWTQYARSYFYLSSRYNPDLWDMLQSGKLAIAALPLSEWQQYGNASLTAEAPMDMAGNKGYEAMHSRFFALPAGSNNPEAAVNWLAYITSSTAQLEWLENTRRLPALDELYQSSLPEITGLPFDSKLLLSDEAVTDEAPGRWSVLSTATTLLLTGKLDAAGYKAALSQKSE, encoded by the coding sequence GTGCTGAGACGCAAAAACTATTGGCTGCTGTTTGCAATATTGCTGCTGGCGCTGACAAGCTTGTCGCCCAGCATGGAGCTGGATACCACCGAAGGTTCCTATCCGCTGAGGCAGCCGCAAAGCCTATCCGAACAGCCCGATTCGGGAGATCAGGGCAGAGTGAAAAGTCTGAGCATTAGGGTCTCCTTGAGCAGCGAAGAGCTTAAAGAGCTGGAACGGATCAGCAGCAATTATACCTTATCAAGCGGAATACAAGTAATAATCAGTAATGTAGGCAATGAAGAGAATGCCGATATGCTCAAACAGGAGCTGACGACAGGCGAAAGTCCGGATATTATCATGACCGACGGCCGGAATATTGCTGATCTGGCTACCCGCGGATTTTTGCTGCCTGTAGACGTTTATCAAAGTGTGCCGGGCAGTGCGCCGCTCACCATGCTGATTCAGCAAATGCAGTGGAACGGATATGACTGGGGAGTTCCGCTGGATATCGATCCATATGTCCTTGTATATTCACCACAGCGGATTGCCGAACTGGGCCTCGCGGAAGCTCCGAGAAGTCTGGAGCAGTGGGGTTTACTGCTGAATCAGCTGCGTGAACAGCAGGAGAAGACACCCGGAAAAGAACAGTATCTCCTCGGATTGGACAGCCGCAACCCCTATGGTTATATGACGCTGCTGGAAAGTATGGGATTCAGCCTGGCTTCTGACAATACAGCCGCGCTGGAGTGGACGCAATATGCCCGCAGCTATTTTTATCTGAGCAGCCGCTATAATCCGGATCTCTGGGACATGCTTCAAAGCGGCAAGCTTGCCATTGCTGCGCTTCCTCTCTCCGAATGGCAGCAGTACGGTAACGCTTCGCTTACGGCAGAGGCTCCCATGGATATGGCGGGCAATAAAGGATATGAGGCGATGCACAGCCGGTTCTTTGCACTTCCGGCCGGTTCAAACAACCCGGAAGCAGCGGTCAATTGGCTGGCTTACATTACTTCATCCACCGCACAGCTGGAGTGGCTGGAGAATACCAGACGGCTGCCGGCACTGGATGAACTGTACCAATCATCATTGCCGGAGATTACCGGTCTTCCATTTGATAGCAAGCTGCTATTATCTGACGAAGCTGTTACTGATGAAGCGCCGGGCAGATGGAGTGTATTATCGACAGCGACCACTTTACTGCTGACCGGAAAGCTTGACGCTGCTGGATATAAAGCTGCACTCAGCCAGAAATCAGAATGA
- a CDS encoding PhoH family protein — MKKIFVLDTNVLLHDPNSIFAFKEHEVVIPAVVLEEIDSKKRNADEIGRNARTVSRLLDGLRELGHLHSGVVLEHGGTLKVELNHRSFVKVQEMFGEVSNDNRILAVALNYLHEENEKAEPRPVVLVSKDVLVRIKADVLGITPEDYLSDRTGDLNELYSGCQSLLVHPSLIDEYYSHRSLSVKQLSLSYPLYPHEFVILKDEIGSGKSALLKVNSDASRLEPLYLGNDAVWGISARNAQQRMALELLLNEDIPLVTITGKAGTGKTLLALAAGLFKVEDEHRYKKLLIARPVVPMGKDIGYLPGEKDEKLRPWMQPIYDNLEFLFDTKKAGDIDKILMGLGSIQVEALTYIRGRSIPSQFIIIDEAQNLSRHEVKTIVSRAGEGSKVILMGDPEQIDHPYLDAASNGLSYIVEKFKQQGISGHITLEKGERSRLAQLAADLL; from the coding sequence ATGAAAAAGATATTTGTACTAGACACTAACGTGCTTCTGCACGACCCCAATTCGATCTTTGCGTTCAAGGAGCATGAGGTAGTGATTCCGGCTGTAGTTCTGGAAGAAATCGACTCCAAGAAGCGCAACGCCGACGAAATCGGCCGCAACGCCCGCACCGTGTCACGCTTGTTAGACGGACTCCGTGAACTCGGCCACCTGCACAGCGGAGTGGTACTGGAGCATGGAGGCACGCTGAAGGTGGAGCTTAACCACCGCAGCTTCGTAAAGGTACAGGAAATGTTCGGAGAAGTGTCCAATGACAACCGGATATTGGCTGTAGCGCTTAATTATCTCCATGAGGAGAACGAGAAAGCTGAACCGCGTCCTGTGGTACTCGTAAGTAAAGATGTACTCGTCCGCATCAAAGCGGATGTGCTGGGGATTACACCGGAGGATTATTTATCCGACCGTACAGGAGATCTGAACGAGCTGTATAGCGGCTGCCAGTCTCTGCTGGTCCATCCTTCACTGATAGATGAATATTACAGTCACCGTTCCTTGTCCGTTAAGCAGCTGTCCTTGTCTTACCCCTTGTATCCTCATGAATTCGTCATTCTGAAGGACGAAATCGGCAGCGGCAAGTCAGCTCTGCTCAAAGTGAACAGTGATGCATCGCGGCTGGAGCCGCTGTATCTCGGCAATGATGCAGTTTGGGGCATCAGTGCCCGCAACGCACAGCAGCGGATGGCGCTTGAATTGCTGCTGAATGAGGATATTCCGCTGGTGACCATTACCGGCAAAGCGGGAACAGGTAAAACCCTGCTGGCGCTAGCCGCCGGATTGTTCAAGGTAGAGGATGAGCACCGTTACAAAAAACTGCTCATCGCCCGTCCCGTCGTTCCGATGGGTAAGGACATTGGTTATCTGCCCGGAGAGAAGGATGAGAAGCTGCGTCCGTGGATGCAGCCGATATATGATAATCTGGAGTTTCTGTTCGATACCAAAAAAGCCGGGGATATTGATAAAATATTAATGGGGCTGGGCAGCATTCAAGTCGAGGCGCTCACCTATATCCGCGGACGTTCCATTCCATCGCAGTTCATCATTATTGATGAGGCTCAGAATCTTTCCCGTCATGAGGTAAAGACGATTGTCTCCAGAGCCGGGGAAGGCAGTAAAGTTATCCTGATGGGCGATCCGGAACAAATTGACCATCCTTACCTCGATGCCGCGAGCAACGGACTCAGCTATATCGTTGAAAAGTTCAAGCAGCAAGGCATCAGCGGACATATTACTCTGGAAAAAGGCGAGCGTTCCCGCCTGGCCCAGCTGGCCGCGGATTTGCTGTAG
- a CDS encoding ketopantoate reductase family protein gives MIIDIIGAGSLGLLLAGKLIHAGARIRIWCRSSEQSEALKKEGLTVSYEDGTAPVFIPGKEIFAAPASSFADTVLREPGDWLVITLKQQAFHEKLPEMLFPLKNKSLQMVCFQNGCGHLERLQELMPYASIWAAVTTEAAKRKTLTKVIHAGSGETWIGKGGFGGASPEPDIPVHAPAVISLVDTLLTAGFSASVSKEVNTMIYRKLLINAVINPLTAVWRIQNGELLASEQRLLVMKELYAEAITVFDACGIEHEESAWDSIIEVCRATSGNISSMLADVLSSRATEIRWINGSIVDLAERRGIQVPLHRWICQLVEGMSARER, from the coding sequence ATGATAATTGATATTATCGGTGCAGGATCATTGGGGCTGCTGCTGGCGGGTAAGCTTATCCATGCCGGAGCCCGGATCAGAATATGGTGCAGAAGTTCAGAACAGTCAGAAGCGCTGAAAAAAGAGGGATTAACAGTCAGCTATGAGGACGGAACAGCACCGGTCTTCATCCCGGGGAAGGAGATCTTTGCTGCTCCGGCAAGTTCATTTGCGGATACTGTCCTGCGAGAGCCTGGGGATTGGCTGGTCATCACACTCAAGCAGCAGGCTTTTCATGAGAAGTTGCCTGAAATGCTGTTTCCTTTAAAGAACAAAAGCCTGCAAATGGTTTGTTTTCAAAATGGATGCGGACACCTGGAACGGTTGCAGGAGCTAATGCCCTATGCTTCTATCTGGGCAGCAGTGACTACAGAAGCGGCTAAGAGGAAGACATTAACAAAGGTTATTCATGCTGGCAGTGGGGAAACATGGATAGGGAAAGGGGGATTCGGCGGGGCTAGTCCAGAACCGGACATACCGGTACATGCTCCGGCAGTAATAAGTTTGGTGGACACACTCCTAACAGCAGGATTCTCCGCCTCTGTGTCGAAAGAAGTGAATACCATGATTTACCGGAAGCTCTTAATCAATGCTGTGATCAATCCGCTTACGGCGGTGTGGCGCATACAGAACGGTGAACTGCTGGCTTCTGAACAGCGGCTGCTGGTCATGAAGGAACTGTATGCGGAAGCGATTACTGTATTTGATGCCTGCGGAATTGAACATGAGGAGAGTGCCTGGGACAGCATTATAGAAGTATGCCGGGCAACCTCAGGCAATATCTCCTCGATGCTTGCCGATGTGCTCTCCTCAAGAGCAACAGAAATCCGCTGGATTAACGGAAGCATTGTGGATCTGGCAGAGCGCCGGGGGATTCAGGTTCCACTGCATCGCTGGATTTGCCAGCTTGTTGAAGGCATGAGTGCGAGAGAGAGGTGA
- a CDS encoding DUF2626 domain-containing protein — translation MDRMFRVLGFFTLAIGLMAFAGDLTEMALLFFLQTAFFVVLGYMKFTEKTYILLFWGYMILTFTGFSYWTVFKMGLPL, via the coding sequence TTGGACCGTATGTTTCGCGTATTGGGTTTTTTCACGCTCGCTATCGGGCTTATGGCTTTCGCTGGCGATTTAACCGAAATGGCATTGCTCTTCTTTTTGCAAACGGCCTTTTTTGTTGTGCTGGGCTATATGAAATTTACGGAAAAGACTTATATTCTGCTCTTCTGGGGCTATATGATTCTGACGTTCACCGGCTTCAGCTACTGGACTGTCTTTAAGATGGGACTGCCGCTGTAA
- a CDS encoding coiled-coil domain-containing protein, translating into MILTILPLSSTAYLSAGPGPITSSPPIIPDNDETRKLLEQTLSSTEIEKEIGRITAEQAVLERKVEVLNKQAAAKQSAILDQQQRAGAIVRSYYMGERDGLLAAVLSARSIGRMLALYDYYEIIIGRDHDILRQYEGEYKDLKSTLAAAERSSKELAELKTALEEQKTRIAALNEEIEGGISASSDPESMSALLDEFTKYWENIGLHEVKTYFKALSSAMNHLPQFVQSRDGILTRKGMTYNLALKEEDLNEFLVSQNKLFQDFGFHFNNGNVTASGSSGGLTLTLTGHYSIESEPVNALMFHIDNVVFNGLELPESTRQDLEDEFDLGFYPEKIVSFLRATNVESKEGVLYVKLSISF; encoded by the coding sequence ATGATTCTCACTATACTGCCGCTGTCGTCTACAGCTTATCTTTCGGCCGGCCCCGGCCCCATCACCTCATCTCCGCCTATCATCCCGGATAATGATGAAACCCGGAAGCTGCTGGAGCAAACCCTGTCATCTACCGAAATCGAAAAGGAAATTGGCAGAATTACCGCAGAGCAAGCTGTTCTTGAGCGAAAAGTGGAAGTGTTAAACAAACAGGCCGCAGCTAAGCAATCCGCGATACTGGATCAGCAGCAGCGCGCAGGTGCTATTGTACGTTCTTATTATATGGGAGAAAGAGACGGGCTGCTTGCTGCAGTGCTCTCGGCAAGAAGCATCGGGCGGATGCTTGCCTTATATGATTATTATGAGATCATTATCGGGCGGGACCATGACATCCTGAGGCAGTATGAAGGGGAATATAAAGACTTAAAGTCGACTCTGGCTGCTGCAGAACGCAGCTCCAAAGAGCTTGCAGAGCTTAAAACAGCTTTGGAGGAACAGAAAACGCGGATTGCCGCGCTGAATGAAGAGATTGAGGGCGGTATCTCAGCCAGCAGTGACCCTGAAAGCATGAGCGCTCTGCTGGACGAGTTTACAAAATACTGGGAAAATATCGGCCTTCATGAAGTAAAAACGTATTTCAAAGCCCTTTCCTCGGCCATGAATCATCTTCCGCAATTTGTCCAGAGCCGGGATGGCATTCTGACCCGTAAAGGAATGACTTACAATCTAGCGCTAAAGGAAGAAGATCTGAACGAATTTCTGGTGTCGCAAAATAAGCTGTTCCAGGATTTCGGCTTTCATTTCAATAACGGTAACGTGACCGCTTCCGGATCAAGCGGCGGCTTAACACTCACCCTGACAGGCCATTACTCGATAGAATCCGAGCCGGTTAATGCACTGATGTTCCATATCGATAATGTCGTATTTAACGGTTTGGAGCTGCCGGAATCCACCCGCCAGGATCTGGAGGATGAATTCGATCTCGGCTTCTACCCGGAGAAGATTGTTTCCTTCCTGCGTGCGACAAATGTGGAGAGTAAAGAGGGTGTGCTATATGTGAAGCTCTCCATCTCATTCTGA
- a CDS encoding ABC transporter permease produces the protein MASDKNLVSLDANLKPEDFRKIGIDEKQAEVIQRESLSAWRDSWQRLRQNKMAMTALGILGLIVLAAIFAPYFSKFNYYSNDLLNTNKPPSGDHFFGTDDLGRDIFVRTWYGARISLIVGLAAAAIDLLIGVIYGGIMGYFGGRVDNIMNKFSEILYAIPYLLVVILLLVVMEPSLGTIILALTITGWINMSWIVRGEIMQLKNREFVLASRSMGAGSKRLLFRHLLPNAVGPIIVTITLSVPNAIFAEAFLSFLGLGVQAPVASLGSMINDSLTGWLYYPWRFLFPAILVSLIMLSFNIFGDGLRDALDPKLKK, from the coding sequence TTGGCATCTGACAAAAACTTGGTATCGCTTGATGCGAACCTGAAACCGGAAGATTTCCGTAAAATCGGGATTGATGAGAAGCAGGCAGAGGTTATTCAGCGTGAAAGTCTTTCCGCTTGGCGTGATTCCTGGCAGCGGCTGCGTCAAAACAAAATGGCGATGACTGCGCTTGGTATTCTGGGACTGATTGTACTGGCTGCAATCTTTGCACCGTATTTCTCGAAATTCAATTATTATTCCAATGATTTGCTCAATACCAATAAGCCTCCTTCAGGTGATCATTTCTTCGGAACTGATGATCTTGGCCGTGACATCTTTGTACGTACCTGGTATGGAGCACGTATCTCGCTTATCGTAGGTTTGGCTGCTGCGGCAATCGACCTTTTGATCGGTGTAATTTACGGCGGTATTATGGGTTACTTCGGTGGCCGTGTCGACAACATCATGAATAAATTCTCGGAAATTTTGTATGCTATTCCTTACCTGTTGGTCGTTATCCTGCTCCTGGTTGTAATGGAGCCAAGTCTTGGCACTATTATCCTGGCCTTGACCATCACGGGCTGGATCAATATGTCCTGGATTGTACGCGGTGAGATTATGCAGCTCAAGAACCGCGAGTTCGTTCTTGCTTCACGCTCAATGGGTGCAGGCTCCAAGAGACTGTTGTTCCGTCACCTGCTGCCTAATGCGGTCGGACCTATTATCGTAACGATTACTTTATCCGTACCAAATGCAATTTTTGCTGAAGCATTCCTAAGCTTCCTAGGACTTGGTGTGCAGGCTCCTGTCGCTTCCCTGGGATCGATGATCAATGACTCACTGACCGGCTGGCTGTACTATCCGTGGCGCTTCCTGTTCCCGGCTATCCTGGTAAGTTTGATCATGCTTTCCTTTAACATTTTTGGTGACGGCCTTCGTGATGCGCTGGATCCTAAATTGAAAAAATAG
- a CDS encoding RsfA family transcriptional regulator, with translation MTAVRQDAWSAEDDLILAEITLRHIREGSTQLAAFEEVGEKIGRTSAACGFRWNSCVRKSYEDAIGIAKGQRQKRSYLKKQPVNRGAQVAGLILGDIDEEYGRSEGLNESTLSIDAVIRFLRQWKGTFQEAGRQLKMLERDLREKEDELTELRAENERLSKEVNLAQSDYRVVNDDYKALIQIMDRARRLAFLNEEEEEMKTRFKMDANGNLERIE, from the coding sequence ATGACAGCCGTTAGACAGGACGCTTGGAGCGCGGAAGATGATTTGATATTGGCAGAAATAACGCTGCGTCATATCCGGGAAGGCAGCACACAGCTTGCTGCTTTTGAAGAGGTGGGAGAAAAGATTGGCCGAACCTCGGCGGCATGCGGATTTCGCTGGAACAGCTGTGTCCGTAAAAGCTATGAGGATGCTATTGGTATTGCTAAAGGCCAGCGCCAGAAGCGGAGTTACCTGAAAAAGCAGCCAGTGAACAGAGGAGCACAAGTTGCCGGACTGATTCTTGGAGACATTGATGAGGAATATGGCCGAAGCGAAGGGCTGAACGAAAGCACCTTATCCATCGACGCGGTGATCCGGTTCCTGAGACAGTGGAAGGGAACCTTTCAGGAAGCAGGCCGCCAGCTGAAAATGCTCGAGCGTGATTTGCGCGAGAAGGAAGACGAATTAACGGAGCTTCGGGCAGAAAATGAGCGCTTATCCAAAGAAGTGAATCTGGCTCAGAGTGATTATCGTGTTGTGAACGATGATTATAAGGCTTTAATTCAAATTATGGACCGGGCCCGCAGACTTGCGTTCCTTAATGAAGAGGAAGAAGAAATGAAAACAAGATTCAAAATGGATGCGAACGGAAATCTGGAACGGATTGAATAA
- a CDS encoding ABC transporter ATP-binding protein, which yields MEPILQVKDLHVSFFVKGGEVQAVRGMNFEVGKGETVAIVGESGSGKSVTAQSIMRLIPTPPSKVKKGEIIFQGQNLLDKSMKQMEHIRGKDIGMIFQDPMTSLNPTIKVGKQITEVLIKHQKMSAAEATKQGIEMLKLVGIKNAEARFYQYPHEFSGGMRQRVMIAIALACRPALLIADEPTTALDVTIQAQIMDVMKEMQQKLGTSIILITHDLGVVAGMCDRVIVMYAGEVVETGTRWEIFKNPQHPYTKGLLRSMPRLDQKKGEPLIPIIGTPPDLIKPPIGCPFSARCGEAMHVCEQIDPGATEFSETHMARCWNLHSMAKEVQYV from the coding sequence ATGGAACCCATTCTGCAAGTCAAGGATTTGCATGTCTCCTTTTTTGTGAAAGGCGGAGAAGTACAGGCTGTCCGTGGTATGAATTTTGAAGTAGGCAAAGGCGAAACGGTTGCTATTGTCGGTGAATCCGGTAGCGGCAAGAGTGTTACCGCACAATCGATTATGCGCCTGATCCCTACCCCGCCCTCGAAAGTGAAAAAGGGTGAAATTATTTTTCAAGGACAGAATCTGCTGGACAAAAGCATGAAACAAATGGAACATATTCGCGGCAAAGATATTGGCATGATATTTCAAGACCCGATGACTTCTTTAAACCCAACTATCAAAGTGGGTAAACAGATAACCGAAGTTTTGATCAAACATCAGAAAATGTCAGCGGCCGAAGCGACCAAGCAAGGTATTGAGATGCTTAAATTAGTAGGTATCAAAAATGCGGAGGCTCGCTTTTACCAATATCCCCACGAATTCTCCGGCGGTATGCGTCAGCGTGTGATGATCGCTATTGCGCTAGCCTGCCGCCCGGCTCTGCTCATTGCGGACGAGCCGACAACGGCGCTTGATGTAACCATTCAGGCGCAAATCATGGATGTTATGAAAGAGATGCAGCAAAAGCTTGGGACCTCCATTATCCTGATTACACATGATCTCGGAGTGGTTGCCGGTATGTGTGACCGGGTCATCGTTATGTATGCCGGTGAAGTAGTGGAAACCGGTACGCGGTGGGAAATCTTCAAAAATCCGCAGCATCCTTATACTAAAGGTCTTCTGCGGTCAATGCCGCGTCTGGACCAAAAGAAGGGCGAGCCGCTGATTCCGATCATCGGTACTCCCCCGGATCTGATTAAGCCGCCGATCGGCTGTCCGTTCTCTGCGCGTTGCGGCGAAGCAATGCATGTGTGCGAACAAATCGATCCCGGCGCCACAGAATTCAGCGAAACCCATATGGCGCGCTGCTGGAATCTGCATTCGATGGCCAAGGAGGTGCAGTACGTTTGA